Within the Bacteroidota bacterium genome, the region TGCTGTACGAAAACGATCTGCCTGACATCCATGAGGAGCCCTGAAGCAGGCTTGCGTTTGCCGGTTCCGGATGCGAATTTTGTCTTCCGCTCGGGCAATGGCGCAGCCTGGTAGCGCACTACCTTGGGGTGGTAGGGGTCCCGGGTTCAAATCCCGGTTGCCCGACGCGAGCCCGCCTTGGCTTATCCAGGCGGGCTTTTTATTTTGGCTTCGTGCAAGCCTATGAGCTCCGCGAACTTGTAGCCCAGGTGCGCCGCCTAGAGGTGCGCACGCGGGGGCTTGTCAACCAACTCTTTGCCGGTCAGTACCAAGCGGCCTTCAAGGGCCGGGGGCTTACCTTCACCGAAGTGCGTCCGTATCAGCCGGGCGATGAGGTGCGGGCGATCGATTGGAACGTATCGGCCCGCATGGGGGAAACCTACGTCAAGGTCTTCGAAGAGGAGCGGGAGCAGACCCTGCTGATCTTGTTGGACGTGTCGGCCTCGCTGCGCTTCGGGTCACGCTCCCGTCTTAAGGCCGAGGCGGCCACGGAAATCGCGGCCCTTCTGACCTTGAGCGCGCTGCAGAGCCAGGATCGGACAGGGCTCGTGCTTTTCTCCGATCGCATCGAACGCTTTCTGCCGCCCCGTAAGGGGCGCGGACACGGCTTTCGGATCCTGCGGGAACTGGTGGCTTTTCGTCCCGAAGGCCGGGGCACGGACCTGGCGGGGGCCTTGGAGTTCGCCCGCCGCCTGCTGCGACGCCGCAGCATCGTGCTCGTGCTCTCCGATGGCTGGGCCTCCGAATACGGCAAACAGCTGCGCATGCTGCGCGCGCGACACGATGTGGTCTTCATCCGCCTCTTTGATCCCCGCGAGGCGGAGCTAGAGCCCGTTGGCTGGGTACCGACTCAGGACCTAGAGACGGGTCGCCTGCGGTGGCTGGACACGCTTCGGGCCGATGTGCGCCGATCTTGGGCGCGCGTCTATGCGCAAGAGCGGATTCGATGGCAGGAGCGATGCCGGAGGGCCTCTGTAGACGCGATCGAAATTGACGTAAGCCGTCCCTTTGTAAGGGATCTCGTCCTGTTTTTCCGGAATCGGAGCAGAAGGCCATGATCTGCGCGGCGGCGCTAGCCGTTTTGCTGCTCGCCAGCCGGCAGGCAGAGCCCGTGGTGCGCTCCTATTGGAGCGCACCCCAACGAGCAGAGCTGGGAGATCGGGCCAGTTGGGTCCTCGTGGTGCAACATCCCGACTCCATGACGCTGGACTGGCTTGCGCCCCCAGAGGTCGATAGCCAGCTTGCGCAGGTGCTGGCCTTTGCGCGCTGGCCGGCCGAGCCAGTAGGGCCGGGATGGCGACGCGATAGCTTGCTCGTCGTCGTGCTCTTGCTGGCTGCGGACACCGTGGTGCAGCCTTCTTGGCGTTTGGCGCTTCGCGCCTCTTCCGGCTGGAGCGGATCGCTCACCGTGGCCGCGCCCCCCTTGCGGGTGCTCTCCGCCCTGCCAGATACGATGCGCGATCTGGCGGACCTAAAGAGCGCATCCATGGCCGCCCCGGAGGCCCGATGGCCGGCCTACATCCTACTGGGCCTTGTGCTCCTATGGGCGCTTTTCGTCATCCACAAAGGGCGTGTTCAGCTGTACTTTGGGGAGCCCGGGGTTTACCGCGCTCGTCTGCGGGCCCAAGAACGCCTGCGTCGGCTCCTTTGGACGGAGGGCTCCGATCCCGGGGCATTTATCGAGGAGTTGGTCGATACGCTGCGCGATCTGCTGGCCGAGGAGGCTGGGCTTCCGGCCCGGGAGCGCACCAGTTCCGAGCTGTTAGCTCTGGCCCGAGAACGCGGCTGGCCGGAATCGGCCCTAAGTCTGCTGCGCCAGCTCCTCGAGAAGGCCGACTTGGTCAAGTTCGCCCGATACCCAGCTTCAGCCGAACAGGCTCAGAGGGCTCGTGAAGCCGCCTTGGGTTTGCTGGGCATGTTGCTGGGCCCAGAAGCAAGACGCCGATGATCACTTTCGCCCATCCGCATTGGCTCCTTCTGCTCGGTCTGCTTCCGTTTTACTGGGGCTTTCACTTCTGGCGAGAGCGGCGCTGGGGAGCCGTTCCCGTTTCAAGGTTTCCGGCCGCTGTGGGGACCTCATTCTGGTTTCGGATTGTACCGCTGCTTTTGCGCTCCGGAGCGTTTGCGCTGTGCGTGCTGGCCTTAGCTAGCCCAGAGCGAACTTTCGGCGTGGCCCCCGAGGCGCGCATGGGCATCGATATCGTGCTGGCGTTGGATCTTTCGGGTAGCATGCGAGCCGAGGACTTACGTCCGAATCGCTTTGAGGCGGCCCAGGCGATGGCGCGCGCCTTTATCCAGAGCCGCACCCAAGACCGCATCGGCCTTGTGGCCTTCGCCGGCGAGGCGTACACGGCCTCGCCTCTGGTAACGGACTACGGATTTCTACTGCGCATCTTAGATGACCTGCGGCCCGACTTGCTCGAAGACGGCACGGCCATCGGCATGGGCCTGGCTACGGCCGTGGCCGCGCTGCGCACCTCCCGGGCGCCAAGCCGCGTGATCGTGCTCCTGACAGACGGCCAGAACAACCGCGGCCCTATCGCGCCCGAGACAGCGGCCGAATTGGCCCGGCAATTCGGCATCCGCGTCTACACGATCGGCGTCGGCACGCGCGGCGAAGCGCCCTATCCGATCGAGGATTCTATACTGGGGCGCCGATACGTGATGGTGCGCGTGGACGTAGATGAACCGACCTTGGAAGCGATCGCCGCTCGGACAGGCGGGCGTTACTTTCGGGCAACGGACAACACGAGCCTGGAGCGCATCTACCGGGAGATCGATCAACTGGAGCGATATCGAATCGTGGTTCCGGGCCCCGGTTTGCGCGAACCCCTTTATCCGATCTTGCTGCTTGCGGCCCTGGGCTTGCTAGTGTTGGACTTTCTGCTCTCCGGCACGCGGCTCCGAGCCCTTCTGTAACCGAGACCGAAGCGCTTCAAGTACGGGATCGGGCACATATGGGCTTACGTCACCGCCCCAGTGCGCGATCTCCCGGACCAAAGAGGCGGACAGCACGGTGTATTCTTGACTGGGCATGAGGAAAACGGTCTCGATCTCGGGGGCCATACGACGGTTTGTAAGCGCCATCTGGAACTCATAGTCGAAGTCGCTCACCTGGCGCAGCCCCCGGATTACGGCGCAGGCGCCCACGGATCGGGCGAAATCCACCAAAAGTCCCTCAAAGGCCACCACCCGCACCTGGGGCCAAGAGCCCACGCAGCGCTCTATGAGGGCCAGCCGCTCGTCGAGCGAGAAAAGCGTCTGCTTCTTTGGGTTGACTCCCACGGCCACCCACACCTCGTCAAAGAGCCGGCAGGCCCGCTCTAGGATGTCCAGATGGCCTCGGGTGATCGGATCAAAAGTGCCGGGGTAAAGCGCGCGCCTCATGACGCAGAACCCTCCCAGGGCGGCGGAGGTTCGGAATGAAAGTAGCTCACCATCGTGCGGCCGTAGCGGCGCGTATCGATCCAGTCCGGCTGCGCCTCCCAGAGAAGTCCGGGGCCGTGTTCGAGCACCAGCCACGTGTTAGGTCCGTAGACGGCCGAGGCCTGGATGCGGCGCACCAAATCCGGGTAGTCCCGGTAATGATACGGGGGATCGGCGAAAATAACCTCGAAGGGCTCCTGAGCCCGCTCCAGATAGCGTTCTACGGCCATGCACACCGGTTCGGCCCGCTCCCAGACCGCCCAAGAATCGAGGGTGCGCCGAAGCTGGGCGCACGCCACGGGATGCCTTTCTACGAAGGTCACGCCCCGCGCCCCTCGGCTCAAGGCCTCCAGCCCCAAAGAGCCAGTCCCGGCGAAAAGATCCAGGACGCGAACCCGAGGCCAGTCGACGCGGTGTTGCAGAAAATTGAAGATGGCCGCGCGCACGCGCTCGCTTGTGGGCCGGATGCGCACACCAGCCGGTGTGTACAGGCGACGTCCTTTGAACGCCCCGGCGATGATGCGCATCATAGCCCCAGGGCCGCGCCGATTGGAAGCGCGTACGTAGAAAGCGGCAGATCCGGCGGTAGACGGTGCCGTTGGAGCACAAGCCCGGCGAAGGGATCTAAGGGCTCAATCGGGCAACGCAACACTTCGCGCGTCTGCCCAAATGCCGACTCCTCGGCGTTCGTGTAGTAATAGACGCGCCCCAGATGGGACAATCCGATCCGATGCGCCTCCAGCAGCCGCAGGCCGAAATACAGGGCGTTGAGGGCGTCACCAACGGGGTAGCTCGCCGCGGCCGCCCAGGCGCTCTGCCACCTGAGAGCCACTTCCGTGTATTCGTGATACGCGCCCACAAGCAGTATCGCCTGCTCCTGCCTCTCTCCGAAAGAAACCTCGAAAGCCCGTTCGGCGGCCACAAGCGTGGGCGCGATGTGGATCGATTTTACCGCCAGCGGACGTACGAGCTCCCGCCAGCGCTCATATAAGGCCTCTGAGACGGCTACCGCAAGCACCGCCCCCGCTTCATCGGGTCTATGATGGGTGTAACAGCGCAATCGGTGCTTGGAAGGCTCCAGAACAGGGTAGAGCCGTTCAAGCTCCCACCAGGCGCTTCGGGCCTGCTCTTGCGGGGACGCGTCCGGGGGCAAGGGGATGAAAGCATGTGGCAATGCCGAGAGCGGCGCGCTCACCGTAAGGCGCCTGGACAAGGAACGCCCCAGCACGCTTTCGAGCGCTTGCCGAACTGTGTCCAGCTGCCCCGGCGGGGGGGATGGCCCCAACAAGACCGGCTCCAGAGGAAAAGAGAACTCGCAGCTCCCCAGCCGCACCAGCCGCCGAGCTAAGGGCTGATGCTCGATCTCGGCATAATAGAGCACCGAGCCCTCGAAGGCGATGCCCACGCTGAGGCGATCCATGGAGGGCGCCGACGATCACTCCCAGCTAGCCACGTGGACCTTGGTCGCGTCCACGGAGTCCCCGATGAAGTCCGGCCCGTCGGGGTCCTTGAGAAAATACACTTTCGCCGTATCGTTGACGAAGAGGATAAAGCGCTTACCTGTTCTCGGGGAGAAGGGCAGGGAATCCGGGACAAAACGCGAGCCGACGTAGACCGGAAACAGGCTATCGAGCCTGGCCTGCACGAGCGAGTCCGTTTTCAGAAACTGGATCAGGGAATCCCAGTTGGCCGTGAAGCGGCCGAAGGCCCGAAAGAACTCTCGCTCGGCCGTTCGGACGTTGTCCATGCGGATGCGGACGAGCTCCGTCATCCGCTGCTGGCGTTCGTACTCCCGCCACGGGTCTGTAATCGAGCGATAGAGCAGATAGCCCAATACGGCGATAAGAACGGCCAAGACACCCTTGAGCAGGTTTTGCAGTGTGTTTTGTGGTGACGCCATCCGCAAGCCTCCTGTGATCCGTAACAGCCCTCCGCGAGCTCCCGAAAAGGCCTTTTTATGGGGCCGATCATCGGCAAGCAGGGCGCGTGAAAATACGCGCGCAGCGCCTGAAGCGCAACGCGCCTAGACTCTAGCTCGGTCGGATTACAACAAAGTTGCCTAGCCGGTGGCCCGTACGCGTACCGGCCTTCGCGGGCGTATCCGAACGGCTAAGGCCTCGGGGAAATCGGCCGGCACCCAGACACGCAAAGGTTCCGCTTCAGCCTGCACCAGCAATTCCACATAGAGCCCAAAAAACTGCCGAGCCAACACGGGCCAGCCGGCCGGATCCGGGCTGACGTCCCAGTCCTCCGGACGTACGGCCCATCGGTGCCCGGGCTCGGAACGCAACCCCCAAGCCTCCACCCAGGGCGCCTCAGGCAGCACGTTGGCGCCCAGAAAACGAGCCACGAACTCGGTCTCGGGCTGCCTATAGACCTCCTGCGGCGTGCCTACTTGCTCCAGCCGCCCCTGCCACAGGATACCTACCCGATCGGCTAGGGCTAGAGCCTCCTGCTGGTCATGGGTTACGTAGATGGCCGTAAGCCCGCTCTCGCGCTGCAGGCGCTTAAGCTCCGTGCGAGCCTGCTCGCGCAGCGCCGCATCCAGGTTGGAAAGCGGCTCGTCAAAGAGCATAAGACGAGGCTCCAGGACGAGCGCACGGGCCAGGGCTACGCGCTGCTGCTGACCACCGCTCAGAGCGGAGACGGGCTTGCTCAGCTCCCGCTCCAAACCCAGCCGCCGCAAGATGCGCATCGCATGCGCATGTTGTGCTGAGCGTGCCAGGCCTCGCGCGGCTAGCCCGAAGCCCACGTTTTCCAGCACGTTCAGGTGGGGAAATAAGGCGTAATCTTGAAAGACCATCCCCACAGGTCGCCGCTGCGGAGGCAGTTCGGTGATATCCCCGCCGTCAAGCCAAATGCGGCCGAGATCGGGCCGCTCAAGGCCGGCTATGAGCCGCAGCAAGGTGGTCTTGCCGCATCCGCTTGGCCCTAGCAGAGCAAAACATTCCCCCTGCGCGACCTCCAGGTCGATACCGCGCAGCACCTCCTGATCCGAAAAGCGCTTCCAGATACCGGCTAGACGCAACACGGCCGTGAAGTTAGGGCTACGCAAGGCGCGAAAAAATAGCGCTCCGGCTCTACATCCCACCTGGGCCCGATACCTGCCCGGAAGAAAAAGCCGGAACCGAACCCCACACCAGCCCGTTTTTGCTCTCTGGAAGAGGGGGGCAAAGAATGCCGTTTCAGCTTGTCTCCGAATACGAACCCACCGGTGATCAGCCTAAGGCGATTCGAGAGCTCGTCGAGGGGGTACGACGCGGCCTCAAATACCAGACCTTGCTGGGCGCCACGGGCACGGGCAAGACGTTTACCATCGCCAACGTGATCGCCCAGGTCAACAAACCCACTTTGGTGATCAGCCCCAACAAGACGCTCGCCGCGCAGCTTTACGGGGAGTTCAAGCAGTTCTTCCCGCATAACGCCGTGGAGTTCTTCATCTCCTACTACGACTACTACCAGCCCGAGGCCTACTTGCCGGCCACAGATACCTACATCGAAAAGGATTTCGCCATCAACGAACAGATCGACCGGCTGCGGCTGCGGGCCACAAGCGCCCTGCTATCGGGTCGAGACGACGTGCTGGTGGTCGCCTCCGTTTCGTGTATCTACGGGCTGGGCTCACCAGAGGACTACCGCAGCCAGATCCTGCACCTTAGAGCCGGACAGCCGCTGCGGCGTCATGAGCTGCTGTCGCACCTGGTCAACGTCTTCTATACGCGCCAAGATGAAACCCTGGAACCCGGCACCTTTCGGGTCCGAGGCGATCTCGTGGAGCTTTTCCCGGCCTATGAGGACGCTCCCTTGCGCTTCGGCTTCTGGGGGGATGTGCTGGAAGAAATCGTGCGCCTCGATCCCCTCACAGGGAGGGCGCAGGCCCATCTGGAAGCGGTTAGCATCTATCCCGCTAAGATCTTCGTTACGCCCGCTGAACAGTTGGAGCGGGCCATACGCAGCATCGAAGCCGAGCTAGAGGAGCGCCTAGCCGAATTGCGGGCTCAGGGTAAGCTCCTGGAGGCCCAGCGACTAGAGCAGCGCACACGCTTCGATTTGGAGATGATGCGGGAGCTCGGCTACTGCTCCGGGATCGAGAACTATAGCCGGCATCTGTCCGGCCGCGCGCCTGGCCAGCGGCCGTATTGTTTGTTCGATTACTTTCCGCGAGACTACCTGCTCATTATCGACGAGTCCCACATCGCCATCCCGCAAATCCGCGGCATGTACAACGGAGACATCAGCCGCAAACAGGTGCTCGTAGAGCACGGGTTTCGGCTGCCGAGCGCCCTGGATAATCGGCCGCTGCGCTTTGACGAATTCGAATCCCTGATCCAGCAGGTCATCTTCGTCAGCGCCACCCCGGGTCCGTATGAACTAGAAAAATGCGGCGGGGTGGTCGTGGAGCAGATCATCCGTCCCACGGGGATTTTGGACCCAGAGGTGGAGGTCCGACCAACGCGCAACCAGATCGAAGACCTTATGAACGAAATCCGGCGCGTGGTCGAGCGCGGGGAGCGAGCCCTGGTCACCACGCTCACCAAGCGCATGGCCGAAGACTTGACGGACTACCTGGTGAGTTTCGGTTTTCGCGTCCGCTACCTGCATTCGGAGATCGATGCCCTGGAGCGGGTGGATATCCTGCGCGATCTGCGGCTAGGTGAGTTCGACGTGCTCGTGGGAATCAACCTGCTCCGCGAGGGCCTTGATCTTCCGGAGGTGGCGCTTGTGGCGATCCTGGATGCGGACAAAGAGGGGTTTTTGCGCTCCGAGCGGTCCCTGATCCAGATAGCCGGACGGGCTGCGCGCAATGCGGCCGGCAAGGTGATCCTGTACGCAGATCGGGTCACCGAGGCCATGCGGCGCATGATCGAAGAGGTCCGCCGCCGCCGGGCTATTCAAGAGGCCTACAACAGGCGGCACGGCATCGTCCCGCAGACGGTGCGCAAACGACCAGAGCAGATCCTGCAGACGACCGCGGTGGCCGATCACCTGACCGCGCGTCAGGAGCGGCGTCGCTATTACGTAGAGCCCGAGCCAACGCAGGTCGTAGATCCGCTGGTCTCGTACTTGAAGCCGGAGCAACGGCAGCGGCTCATAGCGGAACTCAGGCGCCAGATGCGAGAGGCCATCGAGGCCTGGGAGTTTGAGCGCGCAGCCGAACTGCGGGACGCGATCCGACAGCTGGAGCAGCTCGAAGGCGCCCTAGGGCCTTCTTAAGAAGGGGGCCTGGGCCAGGGCCTGTTGCGCCTGTGCGCGCAGCAGGGCGAATTCCTCTTCGTAGTAGCGGGCTAGTTCCGGATCTTCGATGATGAGGAGGTTCTCCTCGTTGGCGCGCTCGGCGTTGGCCGTGAAGTTGTACGAGCCCGTAATGACGATACGGCCGTCGATCACGTAGACCTTGTGGTGCATCACGTATGGGTTGCCATCCTTGAGCACGTCGAGGCCCTCGCGCCTGAGCCGCTCGAAGTCCGCCCCGGCGGCCTCCACGTTTCGGGTTTCAAAAATCCCGCGCACCTGCAAACCGGCCCGATGCTTAGCGATGAGCCAACGGGCCTGCCCGTTGGCCGTAAAGGCGAAAGCCATTAGCAGGATGCGCTCCTGCGCTGCGGCCAAGCGACGCTCGATGGCCCGCTCGGCCCCGCCGCGAGGCGAAAAGTACGTCTCCACCCGCGCCCCTTCGGGAAGCTTGACTACGGGATGCGGAATCTCCCGCCTGTCGTAGGACCCGAAGCGGCCTGCGAAGAGCGCCTCAAAACGCCAAGCATAGTTGGCCACGATTTCGGGCCTCGACAGCCGAAGCATGTTGTTGTTGTTGCGGTAGGTCTCGTTTTCCGTCATGTTCCAGGAGCCGGTCCAGAGCACCCGCCCGTCCAGGATGGCGAACTTATGATGCATGAAGGCCGGTCGTCGATCCCACGCGATGGGTACGCCCTCGGCCTCTAGCCGGCGCACGGCGCGCGCCATGCGGGGATCAGACAGGTTTTCCGCATCCAGAACCAGCCGGACCCGAACCCCTCGTCTGTGAGCGCGCACGAGGGCCTCCACGATGCGGGGGGCGTCCAGATCGAAGACGGCTATGTCAACGGAGCGGCGCGCGGCCTCAAGATCCGCTGCAAAGACCTCATCCAGCCCTCCGCGGCGCGTTTCGGGCCGATCCGGATAGCGGGGGCGCGTAAAGTAGGCCGTAAACCACTTGCCCTGGCGCACCGCGACAGCCTCCGAGGGGGCAAGCGGGGGCGCGGGAACCTCCGAGCTCGGCAGAAGCCGCCGTAGCAGCTCCCCTGCTCCGCCGCGGTAGGCCAAGTAGGCCAAGGCCGCAAGCAGGATAAGCCCGCTTACCCATCGCAACGGTGCGGCGCGACGCAGCATACGGAGGGCTTTCAGGATTCACTAAGCAGGGCCTGGGCCCTGTTGAGGGCCTCTTCGGGATCGGCGGGCCCCTCTAGATTGAGCCGCCGGAGCAATGCAAAAAGACGATCCGGCTGTATGAGGCCGGCTCGCAGTTGGGCTTCGGCCCACTGCAG harbors:
- a CDS encoding DUF58 domain-containing protein, with the protein product MQAYELRELVAQVRRLEVRTRGLVNQLFAGQYQAAFKGRGLTFTEVRPYQPGDEVRAIDWNVSARMGETYVKVFEEEREQTLLILLDVSASLRFGSRSRLKAEAATEIAALLTLSALQSQDRTGLVLFSDRIERFLPPRKGRGHGFRILRELVAFRPEGRGTDLAGALEFARRLLRRRSIVLVLSDGWASEYGKQLRMLRARHDVVFIRLFDPREAELEPVGWVPTQDLETGRLRWLDTLRADVRRSWARVYAQERIRWQERCRRASVDAIEIDVSRPFVRDLVLFFRNRSRRP
- a CDS encoding VWA domain-containing protein, with amino-acid sequence MITFAHPHWLLLLGLLPFYWGFHFWRERRWGAVPVSRFPAAVGTSFWFRIVPLLLRSGAFALCVLALASPERTFGVAPEARMGIDIVLALDLSGSMRAEDLRPNRFEAAQAMARAFIQSRTQDRIGLVAFAGEAYTASPLVTDYGFLLRILDDLRPDLLEDGTAIGMGLATAVAALRTSRAPSRVIVLLTDGQNNRGPIAPETAAELARQFGIRVYTIGVGTRGEAPYPIEDSILGRRYVMVRVDVDEPTLEAIAARTGGRYFRATDNTSLERIYREIDQLERYRIVVPGPGLREPLYPILLLAALGLLVLDFLLSGTRLRALL
- the coaD gene encoding pantetheine-phosphate adenylyltransferase encodes the protein MRRALYPGTFDPITRGHLDILERACRLFDEVWVAVGVNPKKQTLFSLDERLALIERCVGSWPQVRVVAFEGLLVDFARSVGACAVIRGLRQVSDFDYEFQMALTNRRMAPEIETVFLMPSQEYTVLSASLVREIAHWGGDVSPYVPDPVLEALRSRLQKGSEPRAGEQKVQH
- the rsmD gene encoding 16S rRNA (guanine(966)-N(2))-methyltransferase RsmD — translated: MMRIIAGAFKGRRLYTPAGVRIRPTSERVRAAIFNFLQHRVDWPRVRVLDLFAGTGSLGLEALSRGARGVTFVERHPVACAQLRRTLDSWAVWERAEPVCMAVERYLERAQEPFEVIFADPPYHYRDYPDLVRRIQASAVYGPNTWLVLEHGPGLLWEAQPDWIDTRRYGRTMVSYFHSEPPPPWEGSAS
- a CDS encoding ABC transporter ATP-binding protein translates to MRSPNFTAVLRLAGIWKRFSDQEVLRGIDLEVAQGECFALLGPSGCGKTTLLRLIAGLERPDLGRIWLDGGDITELPPQRRPVGMVFQDYALFPHLNVLENVGFGLAARGLARSAQHAHAMRILRRLGLERELSKPVSALSGGQQQRVALARALVLEPRLMLFDEPLSNLDAALREQARTELKRLQRESGLTAIYVTHDQQEALALADRVGILWQGRLEQVGTPQEVYRQPETEFVARFLGANVLPEAPWVEAWGLRSEPGHRWAVRPEDWDVSPDPAGWPVLARQFFGLYVELLVQAEAEPLRVWVPADFPEALAVRIRPRRPVRVRATG
- the uvrB gene encoding excinuclease ABC subunit UvrB, with protein sequence MPFQLVSEYEPTGDQPKAIRELVEGVRRGLKYQTLLGATGTGKTFTIANVIAQVNKPTLVISPNKTLAAQLYGEFKQFFPHNAVEFFISYYDYYQPEAYLPATDTYIEKDFAINEQIDRLRLRATSALLSGRDDVLVVASVSCIYGLGSPEDYRSQILHLRAGQPLRRHELLSHLVNVFYTRQDETLEPGTFRVRGDLVELFPAYEDAPLRFGFWGDVLEEIVRLDPLTGRAQAHLEAVSIYPAKIFVTPAEQLERAIRSIEAELEERLAELRAQGKLLEAQRLEQRTRFDLEMMRELGYCSGIENYSRHLSGRAPGQRPYCLFDYFPRDYLLIIDESHIAIPQIRGMYNGDISRKQVLVEHGFRLPSALDNRPLRFDEFESLIQQVIFVSATPGPYELEKCGGVVVEQIIRPTGILDPEVEVRPTRNQIEDLMNEIRRVVERGERALVTTLTKRMAEDLTDYLVSFGFRVRYLHSEIDALERVDILRDLRLGEFDVLVGINLLREGLDLPEVALVAILDADKEGFLRSERSLIQIAGRAARNAAGKVILYADRVTEAMRRMIEEVRRRRAIQEAYNRRHGIVPQTVRKRPEQILQTTAVADHLTARQERRRYYVEPEPTQVVDPLVSYLKPEQRQRLIAELRRQMREAIEAWEFERAAELRDAIRQLEQLEGALGPS
- a CDS encoding phospholipase D-like domain-containing protein; amino-acid sequence: MLRRAAPLRWVSGLILLAALAYLAYRGGAGELLRRLLPSSEVPAPPLAPSEAVAVRQGKWFTAYFTRPRYPDRPETRRGGLDEVFAADLEAARRSVDIAVFDLDAPRIVEALVRAHRRGVRVRLVLDAENLSDPRMARAVRRLEAEGVPIAWDRRPAFMHHKFAILDGRVLWTGSWNMTENETYRNNNNMLRLSRPEIVANYAWRFEALFAGRFGSYDRREIPHPVVKLPEGARVETYFSPRGGAERAIERRLAAAQERILLMAFAFTANGQARWLIAKHRAGLQVRGIFETRNVEAAGADFERLRREGLDVLKDGNPYVMHHKVYVIDGRIVITGSYNFTANAERANEENLLIIEDPELARYYEEEFALLRAQAQQALAQAPFLRRP